A segment of the Chryseobacterium scophthalmum genome:
TTTAAGAATCGACCTTTGGACGAAAGAAATGCCGGTCGACCAAATGAAAATGTTTATGCATCAGATTTTAGTGTCTATGGGAAACACGTATCAAAGAGCAACAGGCGAAGAGGATGTTGCAGAATGGATTGAGCAGATCGCAGAAGAATTTGCAGTAAAATCAGCAATAA
Coding sequences within it:
- the gldC gene encoding gliding motility protein GldC, producing MRKTQITIDVELDENHIPEKMTWNAQDGGVEKEETKAVMISVWDEKASEALRIDLWTKEMPVDQMKMFMHQILVSMGNTYQRATGEEDVAEWIEQIAEEFAVKSAIKM